The following coding sequences are from one Saccharomyces eubayanus strain FM1318 chromosome VII, whole genome shotgun sequence window:
- the PXR1 gene encoding telomerase inhibitor, which translates to MGLAATRTKQRFGMDPRNTAWSNDTSRFGHQFLEKLGWKPGMGLGLSPMDSPTSHIKVSIKDDNVGLGAKLKRKERKDEFDNGECAGLDVFQRILGRLNGKESEISQELDTQRKQKIIDGKWGIHFVKGEVLASTWDPKTHKLRNYSNAKKRKSDDDDDDDDDDDDEDKSEKKKHKKHKKDKKEHKKHKKEHKKHKKEEKKKLKKEKKAKETKRTSKLKSSESASNIPDSVNTRLSVRSKWIRQKRAALMDSKALNEIFMITND; encoded by the coding sequence ATGGGTTTGGCAGCTACAAGGACGAAGCAGCGGTTCGGGATGGACCCCAGAAACACGGCGTGGAGCAACGACACGTCAAGATTCGGACACCAGTTTCTAGAGAAGCTGGGATGGAAGCCAGGGATGGGCCTTGGGCTTTCTCCTATGGACTCGCCTACGTCGCATATCAAAGTGTCGATTAAGGACGACAACGTGGGGCTGGGCGCCAAACTGAAGCGTAAGGAGAGGAAGGACGAGTTCGACAACGGCGAGTGCGCCGGGTTGGACGTTTTCCAGCGGATTCTAGGTCGTTTGAACGGCAAAGAAAGCGAGATCTCGCAAGAATTGGACACGCAGAGGAAGCAGAAGATCATCGACGGGAAGTGGGGGATCCATTTTGTCAAGGGAGAAGTCCTGGCAAGCACCTGGGACCCGAAGACTCACAAACTCAGAAACTATTCTAatgcaaagaaaagaaagagcgacgacgacgacgacgacgacgacgacgacgacgacgaagacAAGAGtgagaagaagaagcacaAAAAACACAAGAAGGACAAAAAGGAGCACAAGAAGCACAAGAAGGAGCACAAGAAGCACAAGAAggaggagaagaagaagctgaaaaaggagaaaaaggCCAAGGAGACGAAACGTACATCGAAGTTGAAATCCAGCGAGTCTGCGTCCAATATTCCTGATTCGGTGAACACGAGGCTGTCGGTGCGCTCCAAATGGATCAGACAAAAGAGGGCAGCACTAATGGACTCCAAGGCGCTGAATGAGATCTTCATGATTACAAACGACTAG
- the YOR1 gene encoding ATP-binding cassette transporter YOR1, which translates to MVAKMNDIVSESGKNKKDQNVVLFHKGSASSDVSSDVGKDSSSFWDDKSLLPTGEYIVDKNKPQTYLNSDDIEKVTESDIFPQKRFFSFLHSKKMPEVPQNDDERKVYPMFHTNIISNMFFWWVLPIIRVGYKRTIQPNDLFKMDPRMSIETLYDDFEKNMMYYFEKTRKKYRKQHPEATEDDVIENAKLPNHTVFKALLFTFKRQYSISVLFAVLSNCTSGFNPMITKRLIEFVEKKAMFHNTHVNSGVGYAIGACIMMFVNGLTFNHFFHSSQLTGVQAKSILTKAAMKKMFNASNYARHRFPNGKVTSFITTDLARVEFALSFQPFLAGFPAILAICIVLLIVNLGPIALVGIGIFFAGFVISLFAFKLILGFRIAANIFTDARVTIMREVLNNLKMIKYYTWEDAYEKNIQDIRGKEISKVRKMQLSRNFLIAMALSLPSIASLVTFLAMYKVNNGGRQPGNIFASLSLFQVLSLQMFFLPIAIGTGIDMIIGLGRLQSLLEAPEDDPNHMIEMEPSADFDPKLALKMTHCSFEWEDYELNDAIEEAKDEAKDEGKKNKKKKKRKDTWGKPTTNDNKAKRLDNMLKERDGPEDLKKTSFKGFKDLNFEIKKGEFIMITGPIGTGKSSLLNAMAGSMRKTDGRIEVSGDLLMCGYPWIQNASVKDNIIFGSPFNKEKYDEVIRVCSLKADLDILPAGDMTEIGERGITLSGGQKARINLARSVYKRKDIYLFDDVLSAVDSRVGKHIMDECLTGVLANKTRILATHQLSLIDKASRVIVLGNDGDVDIGTVDELKARNPTLINLLQFSSQNSKESEDEEEEKVIVNELEHLKYEAEVKELTELKKRTTQLSQISNSGEAVVDGHTSTKEERAVNSISLTVYREYIKAAVGKWGFVALPVYFFSVVGTTFCTLFSSVWLSYWTENKFKNKSPSFYMGLYSFFVFAAFIFMNGQYTILCAMGIMASKWLNLRAVKRILHTPMSYIDTTPLGRILNRFTKDTDSLDNELTESLRLMTSQFANIVGVCVMCIVYLPWFAIAIPFLLIIFVLIADHYQSSGREIKRLEAVQRSFVYNNLNEVLGGMETIKAYRSQERFLAKSDFLINKMNEAGYLVVVLQRWVGIFLDMVAIVFALIITLLCVTRAFPISAASVGVLLTYVLQLPGLLNTILRALTQTENDMNSAERLVSYATELPLEADYKKPEMTPPESWPSKGEIIFKNVDFAYRPGLPIVLKGLNLDIKSGEKIGICGRTGAGKSTIMSALYRLNELASGEILIDDVNISQLGLFDLRRKLAIIPQDPVLFRGTIRKNLDPFDERTENELWDALVRGGAIARKDLPEVKLQKPDENGTHGKMHKFHLDQAVEEEGSNFSLGERQLLALTRALVRQSKILILDEATSSVDYETDGKIQARIVEEFGDCTILCIAHRLKTIVNYDRILVLEKGEVAEFDTPWTLFSQKDSIFKNMCLRSGIVEEDFENRF; encoded by the coding sequence ATGGTCGCTAAAATGAACGACATAGTTTCGGAGTCCggaaagaataaaaaagacCAGAACGTAGTTCTGTTCCACAAGGGCTCCGCATCCTCAGACGTGAGCTCAGATGTGGGGAAAGACTCTTCGTCTTTTTGGGACGACAAATCTTTGCTGCCCACAGGCGAGTATATCGtggataaaaataaaccgCAAACGTATTTGAACAGTGATGATATCGAAAAAGTGACCGAATCAGACATCTTTCCTCAGAaacgtttcttttccttcttacattcaaaaaaaatgcctGAAGTACCGcaaaatgatgacgaaagAAAGGTGTACCCTATGTTCCATACAAATATCATATCCAACATGTTCTTTTGGTGGGTGCTGCCGATCATTCGAGTTGGTTACAAAAGGACAATCCAACCGAACGATCTCTTCAAGATGGACCCCAGGATGTCTATAGAGACCCTCtatgatgattttgagaaaaacaTGATGTactattttgaaaaaacaaggaaaaaatatcgTAAACAGCATCCAGAGGCTACCGAGGACGACGTTATTGAAAATGCAAAACTGCCCAATCATACCGTTTTTAAAGCTTTGCTATTTACGTTTAAGAGGCAGTACTCCATTTCAGTGCTGTTTGCCGTTTTGTCTAATTGTACTTCTGGGTTCAACCCAATGATTACGAAGAGGCTGATTGagtttgttgaaaaaaaagcaatgTTTCATAATACACACGTAAATAGTGGTGTCGGTTATGCTATTGGTGCATGTATAATGATGTTCGTTAATGGGCTAACCTTtaatcatttctttcataGTTCTCAGTTGACAGGTGTGCAAGCAAAATCTATCTTGACTAAAGCCgctatgaaaaaaatgttcaaTGCTTCTAATTACGCGAGACATCGTTTCCCCAATGGTAAAGTCACCTCTTTTATAACAACGGATTTGGCTAGAGTGGAATTTGCCCTGTCTTTTCAACCGTTTTTAGCCGGGTTCCCTGCGATCTTGGCAATTTGTATTGTCTTATTGATTGTTAACTTAGGCCCTATTGCACTGGTTGGGATTGGTATCTTCTTTGCTGGGTTTGTAATATCTCTTTTTGCCTTTAAATTAATTCTGGGTTTCAGAATCGCtgcaaatatttttactGACGCAAGAGTTACCATTATGAGAGAAGTGCTAAACAATTTAAAAATGATCAAATATTATACTTGGGAAGACGCTTACgagaaaaatattcaagatATTAGAGGTAAGGAAATTTCTAAAGTAAGGAAAATGCAattatcaagaaatttcttAATTGCCATGGCCTTATCTTTACCCAGTATTGCTTCACTGGTCACATTTCTAGCAATGTACAAAGTTAATAATGGAGGTAGACAGCCCGGTAACATTTTTGCCTCTTTATCGTTATTTCAGGTTTTAAGTTTGCAAATGTTTTTCTTACCTATTGCCATTGGTACGGGTATTGATATGATCATTGGGCTGGGCCGTTTGCAGAGTTTGTTGGAAGCTCCGGAAGATGATCCAAACCATATGATTGAAATGGAACCTTCCGCCGACTTTGATCCAAAACTGGCTTTAAAGATGACTCACTGTTCATTTGAATGGGAGGATTATGAATTAAATGATGCCATTGAAGAAGCTAAAGATGAAGCTAAAGAtgaaggtaaaaaaaacaaaaaaaaaaaaaagcgtaAAGATACATGGGGTAAACCAACCACAAACGACaataaagcaaaaagatTGGACAATATgctgaaagaaagagatgGTCCTGAagacttgaagaaaacttcTTTCAAGGGgttcaaagatttgaatttcgAAATCAAAAAGGGTGAATTCATCATGATTACAGGTCCTATCGGTACTGGTAAATCTTCGCTATTGAACGCAATGGCAGGATCGATGAGAAAGACTGATGGTAGAATTGAAGTAAGCGGTGACTTGTTGATGTGTGGTTATCCATGGATCCAAAATGCTTCAGTGAAAgataatattatatttggTTCTCcattcaataaagaaaagtatgATGAAGTCATTCGTGTTTGTTCTTTGAAAGCAGATTTGGATATTTTACCTGCTGGTGATATGACCGAAATTGGTGAACGTGGTATTACTTTATCCGGTGGTCAAAAGGCACGTATAAACTTGGCCAGATCGGTttacaaaaggaaagacatatatttgtttgatgATGTTCTAAGTGCTGTAGATTCCCGTGTTGGTAAACACATTATGGATGAATGTCTAACTGGAGTACTCGcaaacaaaacaagaatTCTAGCCACGCATCAGTTGTCTTTGATTGACAAAGCCTCTAGGGTTATTGTTTTAGGTAATGATGGTGATGTTGATATTGGTACCGTTGACGAGCTAAAGGCCCGTAATCCAACCTTGATAAACCTTTTACAGTTTTCTTCCCAAAATTCTAAAGAATcagaggatgaagaagaggaaaaggtCATCGTTAATGAATTGGAGCATCTAAAATATGAAGCTGAAGTGAAGGAACTAActgagttgaaaaaaagaactacCCAATTATCACAAATTTCAAACAGTGGTGAAGCCGTTGTAGATGGTCACACTAgcacaaaagaagaaagagcagTCAACAGTATTAGTCTGACAGTTTACCGGGAATACATTAAAGCTGCCGTAGGTAAATGGGGGTTCGTCGCGCTTCCAgtatatttcttttctgttgtTGGTACCACATTTTGTacacttttttcttctgtctGGTTATCTTATTGGACTGAGaacaaattcaagaataaaTCGCCTAGTTTTTACATGGGTCTTTACtccttctttgtttttgccGCTTTCATATTCATGAATGGTCAATATACAATTCTTTGTGCTATGGGTATCATGGCATCCAAGTGGTTGAATTTAAGAGCCGTAAAGAGAATTTTACATACACCAATGTCATACATAGACACGACACCTTTGGGGCGTATCTTGAACAGATTCACGAAGGATACCGATAGTTTGGATAATGAGCTAACCGAAAGTTTGCGTTTGATGACATCTCAATTTGCGAATATCGTCGGTGTTTGTGTCATGtgtattgtttatttgcCATGGTTCGCTATTGCAATTCCATTccttttgattatttttgttttgatcGCTGATCATTATCAAAGTTCTGGTAGAGAAATCAAGAGACTAGAAGCTGTCCAACGTTCGTTCGTTTACAATAACTTAAATGAAGTATTGGGTGGGATGGAAACAATCAAAGCTTACAGGAGCCAAGAGAGATTTTTGGCAAAGTCAGATTTCTTGATTAACAAAATGAATGAGGCCGGTtatcttgttgttgtcctACAAAGGTGGGTCGGTATATTCCTTGATATGGTTGCTATCGTATTTGCGCTAATCATCACATTGCTATGCGTTACCAGAGCTTTTCCTATATCTGCAGCATCCGTTGGTGTTTTGTTGACTTATGTTTTACAGTTGCCTGGTTTATTAAATACCATTTTGAGAGCATTGACGCAGACAGAAAATGATATGAACAGTGCCGAAAGATTGGTTTCGTATGCAACTGAATTGCCTTTAGAAGCTGACTACAAAAAACCAGAAATGACTCCTCCCGAATCATGGCCTTCAAAAGGTGAgataatattcaaaaatgttGATTTTGCTTATAGACCGGGTTTACCGATAGTTTTGAAAGGCCTGAATTTGGACATTAAAAGTGGAGAGAAGATTGGTATCTGTGGTCGTACGGGTGCCGGTAAATCTACTATCATGAGTGCTTTATACAGGTTAAACGAATTGGCTAGTGGTGAAATATTAATTGATGACGTTAATATAAGTCAGCTTGGGCTTTTTGATTTACGAAGAAAACTGGCCATTATTCCACAAGATCCGGTTTTATTTAGAGGTACAATCCGTAAGAATTTGGATCCGTTTGATGAACGTACAGAAAATGAGCTATGGGATGCACTAGTCAGAGGTGGCGCGATTGCCAGGAAAGATTTACCAGAGGTCAAGTTACAAAAACCTGACGAAAACGGTACGCATGGTAAAATGCACAAATTCCATTTAGATCAAGcagtggaagaagaaggctCCAATTTCTCATTAGGTGAGAGGCAATTACTAGCATTAACGAGAGCCTTAGTTCGTCAATCCAAAATATTAATCTTGGATGAAGCTACATCTTCAGTGGATTATGAAACAGATGGTAAAATTCAAGCGCGTATTGTCGAAGAATTTGGAGACTGCACAATTTTATGTATTGCTCATAGGCTGAAGACTATTGTGAATTACGATCGTATTCTAGTGTTAGAAAAGGGTGAAGTTGCAGAATTTGATACCCCATGGACATTATTTTCTCAAAAGGACagtattttcaaaaacatgTGTTTGAGATCGGGTATTGTAGAAGAAGACTTCGAGAACAGATTTTAG